A window of the Deinococcus roseus genome harbors these coding sequences:
- a CDS encoding LexA family protein, with product MPPDQTKNHKKLLTLILQLSQEGPVTPTRLTEALGLTKQTTSFHIHSLHEQGYLMLDRISPRVTLLKVSDYAIRKLGLKDIPLLGEVAAGQPTHAHGQVEEGLAYISDVITIKPGDYALQIRGDSMIGAGILPGDTIFVRPDVPIEEGEIAVVLLPREDTATLKRWYRSGDDVVLVSENPLYPPMQYKIWDIQLQGKLIGRIGGAPARKTRQTS from the coding sequence ATGCCCCCAGATCAAACCAAAAACCACAAAAAACTCCTCACACTCATTCTCCAACTCTCTCAAGAAGGCCCCGTCACCCCCACCCGGCTCACAGAAGCCCTCGGTCTCACCAAACAAACCACATCCTTTCACATCCACTCCCTCCATGAGCAGGGGTACCTGATGTTGGACCGCATCTCCCCCCGGGTGACCCTGCTGAAGGTCAGCGATTACGCCATTCGAAAACTCGGCCTCAAAGACATCCCTCTCCTTGGCGAAGTTGCTGCAGGACAACCCACCCATGCCCACGGCCAGGTGGAAGAAGGCCTGGCCTACATCAGTGACGTGATCACCATCAAACCCGGCGACTATGCCCTGCAGATCCGGGGAGACAGCATGATTGGAGCAGGCATCCTCCCCGGAGACACCATCTTCGTGCGGCCTGACGTGCCCATCGAGGAAGGCGAAATTGCCGTCGTGCTGCTGCCAAGGGAAGACACCGCCACCCTGAAACGCTGGTACCGCAGTGGGGATGATGTGGTGCTGGTGAGCGAAAACCCCCTCTACCCCCCCATGCAATACAAAATCTGGGACATCCAATTGCAAGGCAAACTCATCGGACGCATCGGTGGGGCTCCCGCACGAAAAACCCGGCAGACTAGCTAG